Proteins co-encoded in one Xiphophorus couchianus chromosome 16, X_couchianus-1.0, whole genome shotgun sequence genomic window:
- the hexim1 gene encoding protein HEXIM1 yields the protein MTEPAEQTHRMVTSGSPSGESSGDALEHLPANNRGGPQNGERGRQRAEKHQRRAEYCEDINTDKLWQMKGGRREVCPASAAGNELSKYPNATEPHKTTDSDASPDCDHKRRGKKGEHGPLQETLNQSGVENLLIDSDTGLEARLGKKRHRRRTSKKKRHWKPYNKLSWEEKKALEERETVRASRMREEMFAKGLPVAPYNTTQFLMDEHDREEPDLNTEAGVRRLSGVSGRMEDTGSEEELFDNEEEDDDDGSGGGGSDGIGRPGNAGGEYLQRDFSETYEMYHVESLQNMTKQELVQEYLELEKCMSRLEEENNRLRRAVEPVAEAEHSQVRLQEMELELERLRAENTELLLQSQPSKESGQVATN from the coding sequence ATGACGGAGCCAGCGGAGCAGACCCATCGCATGGTAACTTCAGGCAGTCCATCAGGTGAGAGTAGCGGGGACGCTTTGGAGCATCTCCCAGCCAACAACCGTGGAGGACCGCAGAACGGCGAGAGGGGGCGCCAGAGAGCGGAGAAGCATCAGCGTCGGGCGGAGTACTGCGAGGATATCAACACAGACAAGTTATGGCAAATGAAAGGCGGACGGAGGGAGGTGTGTCCCGCTTCAGCAGCCGGAAACGAGCTCTCCAAGTACCCGAATGCTACCGAGCCTCACAAAACAACCGATTCTGACGCTTCACCCGATTGTGATCACAAACGTCGCGGGAAAAAAGGCGAACACGGCCCGCTGCAGGAGACTTTGAACCAGTCGGGAGTGGAGAATTTACTCATCGACTCCGACACTGGCTTGGAAGCACGTCTGGGCAAAAAGAGGCACAGGCGCAGGACCTCGAAGAAGAAACGCCACTGGAAGCCTTACAACAAACTTTCATGGGAGGAGAAGAAAGCCCTAGAGGAGCGGGAGACCGTGAGGGCTTCGCGGATGAGGGAGGAGATGTTCGCCAAGGGGCTCCCCGTCGCGCCCTATAACACCACCCAGTTCCTGATGGACGAGCACGACCGAGAGGAGCCCGACCTCAACACAGAAGCCGGGGTCCGGCGGCTCTCTGGGGTCAGCGGTCGCATGGAGGACACTGGAAGCGAGGAGGAGCTCTTCGACAACGAGGAGGAAGACGACGACGACGGGAGCGGAGGAGGCGGCAGCGACGGCATCGGGAGGCCTGGGAACGCAGGTGGAGAGTACCTCCAGCGGGACTTTTCCGAAACCTATGAGATGTACCACGTCGAGAGTCTGCAGAACATGACAAAACAAGAGCTGGTGCAGGAGTACCTGGAGCTGGAGAAGTGCATGTCccggctggaggaggagaacaaCCGGCTGCGGCGCGCCGTGGAGCCCGTGGCCGAGGCGGAGCACTCCCAGGTCCGACTGCAGGAGATGGAACTGGAGCTGGAGAGACTGAGAGCCGAGAACACCgagctgctcctccagagtcagCCCAGCAAGGAGAGTGGGCAGGTCGCtacaaattga